In Candidatus Cohnella colombiensis, one DNA window encodes the following:
- a CDS encoding ABC transporter substrate-binding protein, which produces MKQLVRMFSIVIVVSIVLMYVISRMNAAEGYTGGNTLTVYNWGDYIDPELLDDFEEQTGIKVIYQTFDSNEAMLTKIAQGGTTFDISVPSDYAISKMIEEDLLIPIDHSRLPNMQYINEKFMDLPFDPENQYSVPYFWGTVGIVYNPELVGDHTFTSWDELWADDLRNQILLADGAREVIGFGLNSLGYSLNDTNEDHLQEAKNKLNKLTPNVKAIVGDEIKMLLANEEAAVGLVWSGDAAEIMSENEKLDYVVPEEGSNLWFDNMVIPKTAKNIEGAYLFMDFMLDPENAARNADYVGYSTPNDAALELLDEEVSGDTRFYPEDELLEKLEVYDNLGKRMLSHYNELFLEFKMHRK; this is translated from the coding sequence ATGAAGCAGCTAGTTAGAATGTTTTCAATTGTTATCGTTGTGAGCATTGTGCTCATGTATGTGATTTCCCGAATGAATGCTGCAGAAGGCTATACCGGTGGGAATACACTGACGGTATACAACTGGGGCGATTATATTGATCCGGAGCTGCTTGACGATTTCGAGGAGCAGACAGGCATTAAAGTGATTTATCAGACGTTCGATTCCAATGAAGCGATGCTTACGAAGATTGCTCAGGGTGGAACAACATTCGATATCAGTGTGCCATCCGATTATGCGATTAGCAAAATGATTGAAGAGGACTTGCTCATTCCAATCGATCATAGCAGGCTTCCGAATATGCAATATATTAACGAGAAGTTTATGGACCTACCATTTGATCCGGAAAATCAGTACTCGGTACCTTATTTCTGGGGCACGGTGGGCATCGTTTACAATCCGGAATTGGTCGGCGACCATACGTTTACAAGCTGGGATGAGCTATGGGCGGATGATTTGCGCAACCAAATTTTGCTTGCGGATGGAGCTCGCGAAGTGATCGGATTCGGATTGAATAGTTTAGGCTATTCTCTAAATGACACGAACGAGGACCATCTTCAAGAGGCGAAAAATAAGCTCAATAAGCTCACTCCGAATGTGAAGGCTATCGTCGGTGATGAGATCAAGATGCTGCTTGCGAACGAAGAGGCCGCAGTAGGTCTTGTATGGTCCGGTGACGCCGCTGAGATCATGAGTGAGAACGAGAAGCTGGACTATGTGGTGCCTGAAGAAGGATCGAATCTGTGGTTCGACAACATGGTCATTCCGAAGACAGCGAAGAATATCGAAGGTGCGTATTTGTTCATGGACTTCATGCTTGATCCGGAAAATGCAGCTCGCAATGCCGATTATGTGGGCTACTCGACACCGAACGATGCAGCTTTGGAGTTATTGGATGAGGAAGTATCAGGAGATACGAGATTTTACCCAGAGGATGAGTTGCTGGAGAAGCTTGAGGTCTATGATAACTTAGGCAAACGGATGCTCTCCCATTATAATGAACTGTTCCTGGAGTTTAAGATGCATCGGAAATAG
- a CDS encoding ABC transporter ATP-binding protein, whose protein sequence is MAEQEHLTQPIIHFENITKRYEDGTQVLDSVSFTLERGKFYTLLGPSGCGKTTILRLIAGFTEPTDGKIYFQGKVINQVPANERQVNTVFQDYALFPHLNVFENVAFGLRVKKWKKADIQAKVKEALKFVNLEGYENREITDMSGGQRQRVAIARAIINEPQVLLLDEPLSALDLKLRTEMQYELRELQRRLGITFVFVTHDQEEALALSDEIYVLNQGVIQQSGTPTDIYDEPINRFVADFIGESNIVAGTMVEDGIVRFAGKTFDCVDQGFTSNEAVEIVIRPEDLEITTPDHGKLKVRVDSQLFRGVHYEISSYDEAGNEWLVHSTRKANVGENIGLTFDPEAIHVMRFNETEEEFDKRLEAYGESADDE, encoded by the coding sequence ATGGCAGAACAAGAACATCTTACACAACCGATCATCCATTTTGAAAATATAACGAAAAGATACGAGGATGGCACGCAGGTGTTGGATTCGGTTAGCTTTACATTAGAACGCGGGAAATTTTACACTTTACTTGGTCCATCAGGCTGTGGGAAGACGACGATATTGCGACTAATCGCAGGATTTACGGAACCGACTGACGGGAAAATTTACTTCCAAGGTAAAGTGATTAATCAGGTACCAGCCAATGAACGACAAGTGAATACGGTCTTCCAGGACTACGCATTGTTCCCACACTTGAATGTATTCGAGAATGTGGCGTTTGGATTGCGCGTGAAGAAGTGGAAGAAGGCGGACATTCAAGCAAAGGTTAAAGAAGCTCTAAAGTTTGTCAACTTAGAGGGCTACGAAAATCGTGAAATTACAGATATGTCTGGTGGTCAGCGTCAACGGGTTGCGATTGCTCGTGCAATCATTAATGAACCGCAGGTGCTGTTGCTCGATGAGCCTCTTTCGGCACTCGACTTGAAGCTACGTACTGAGATGCAGTATGAACTGAGAGAGCTTCAACGCAGACTCGGCATTACATTCGTCTTCGTTACACACGATCAGGAAGAAGCACTTGCGCTGTCTGATGAAATTTACGTATTGAACCAGGGGGTTATCCAGCAAAGCGGCACACCTACAGACATCTATGATGAGCCGATTAACCGCTTTGTCGCTGACTTTATTGGAGAATCTAATATTGTGGCAGGGACGATGGTCGAGGATGGCATCGTTCGTTTTGCTGGGAAAACGTTTGATTGCGTTGACCAAGGCTTCACGTCAAATGAAGCAGTAGAGATCGTCATTCGCCCAGAGGATTTGGAAATAACGACACCGGATCATGGTAAGCTTAAAGTACGTGTCGATAGCCAATTGTTCCGCGGTGTGCATTATGAGATTAGCAGTTATGATGAAGCCGGTAATGAATGGCTTGTCCATTCTACGAGGAAAGCGAATGTAGGCGAGAACATCGGGTTGACGTTTGATCCTGAAGCCATACACGTAATGCGCTTCAACGAGACGGAAGAAGAATTCGATAAGCGTCTTGAAGCGTATGGAGAGTCTGCCGATGATGAGTAG
- a CDS encoding ABC transporter permease — MMSRSRNIFLIPYLIWMVLFVVAPILLIVYYSLFDVDGAFTFGNYTKFLSPVYLQMTLNSFWYAFLITAFSLLIAYPTAYWLTRTKHKTLWLLLIILPSWINLLLKAYAFIGLFGTYGFTNKVLELVGIGTQQILFTDFSFVFVSVYIFIPFMILPIYNALEEMNPSLIYASRDLGASALGTFRKVVFPLTLEGVKAGCQAVFIPALSLFMITRLIAGNRVITLGTAIEQHFLVTQDWGMGSAIAVVLIIAMAIIMILTGNRKRGLRNG; from the coding sequence ATGATGAGTAGATCGCGGAACATTTTTCTTATTCCTTATTTAATCTGGATGGTATTGTTCGTCGTTGCGCCTATTCTTCTTATCGTTTATTATTCCTTATTCGATGTTGATGGGGCGTTCACTTTCGGCAACTATACGAAGTTTTTGTCGCCAGTCTATTTGCAGATGACATTGAACTCATTCTGGTATGCGTTTCTGATTACGGCGTTCTCACTTCTAATTGCGTATCCCACAGCTTACTGGCTTACCCGAACGAAACATAAGACGCTTTGGTTGCTGCTTATCATATTACCGAGCTGGATCAATCTTCTGCTCAAAGCATATGCTTTTATCGGATTGTTCGGAACGTATGGCTTTACGAATAAAGTGCTTGAGCTGGTTGGGATCGGGACGCAGCAAATATTGTTCACGGATTTCAGCTTCGTATTCGTTTCGGTCTATATCTTCATTCCGTTCATGATCTTGCCGATCTACAATGCTTTGGAAGAGATGAATCCATCGCTAATTTATGCATCAAGAGATTTGGGTGCTTCGGCTTTAGGTACGTTTCGTAAAGTTGTATTTCCACTTACGCTTGAGGGTGTAAAGGCAGGATGTCAGGCGGTATTCATTCCGGCATTGTCCTTGTTTATGATTACGCGCCTCATTGCAGGGAACCGCGTCATTACGCTGGGTACGGCAATTGAACAGCACTTCCTTGTAACGCAAGACTGGGGCATGGGCTCTGCGATTGCGGTCGTATTAATTATTGCTATGGCGATCATTATGATCTTGACTGGCAATCGAAAGAGAGGGCTGCGCAATGGGTAA
- a CDS encoding lipoate--protein ligase, which produces MLFISNKNNHDPALNLALEEYILRSLPDDNDYLLFYINEPSIIIGKNQNTVEEINAEYVESNGIHIVRRLSGGGAVYHDLGNLNFSFIMKDDGKSFHNFKKFTEPVVQALRTLGVEAELSGRNDLQVGERKISGNAQFSTRGKMFSHGTLMFDSEIEHVVSALKVNAEKYVSKATKSIRSRVANISEFLTEPMTIEQFKARLLQSLFAGEAKIPYYELSEQDWDNVHKLADERYRSWDWNYGRSPTFNVRQTKRIEGAGMFDVRLQVEQGVIAGATIYGDFFGRGDVSELANKFVGVRYENAALSEVLDQLDLAFYLGPVTKEQVLELLL; this is translated from the coding sequence ATGCTCTTTATCAGCAACAAAAATAACCATGACCCTGCACTCAACCTCGCACTTGAGGAATATATTTTGCGTTCGCTGCCGGACGATAATGACTATTTGTTGTTTTATATTAACGAGCCGTCGATTATCATTGGGAAAAATCAAAATACCGTCGAAGAGATTAATGCGGAATATGTAGAGTCTAATGGGATTCACATCGTTCGCAGATTGTCAGGTGGCGGCGCTGTCTATCACGACCTTGGCAACTTGAATTTCAGCTTTATTATGAAGGACGACGGCAAGTCGTTTCACAATTTCAAGAAATTCACCGAGCCTGTCGTTCAGGCATTACGTACATTAGGGGTCGAGGCTGAGCTGTCCGGTCGTAACGACCTTCAAGTAGGTGAGCGCAAAATATCGGGCAATGCGCAGTTCTCTACACGGGGCAAAATGTTCAGTCATGGCACGTTAATGTTCGACTCTGAGATTGAGCATGTTGTGTCCGCGTTAAAGGTGAATGCCGAGAAATACGTGTCCAAAGCGACGAAATCAATCCGCAGTCGCGTAGCAAACATCTCTGAGTTTCTAACAGAGCCGATGACGATTGAGCAGTTTAAAGCGCGATTATTACAATCTCTCTTCGCTGGTGAAGCTAAGATTCCCTATTACGAGCTGAGCGAGCAAGATTGGGACAATGTGCATAAGCTTGCGGACGAGCGTTATCGGAGCTGGGATTGGAACTATGGACGTTCACCTACGTTCAATGTGCGGCAAACAAAACGAATTGAAGGTGCTGGAATGTTCGATGTACGGCTTCAAGTGGAGCAGGGCGTAATCGCTGGGGCGACGATTTACGGCGACTTCTTCGGACGCGGCGATGTAAGCGAGCTTGCGAATAAATTCGTCGGCGTGCGTTACGAAAACGCGGCGCTGAGCGAGGTGCTCGATCAGCTCGACTTGGCGTTCTACCTAGGTCCAGTGACGAAGGAGCAAGTGCTGGAGTTGTTGTTGTAG
- a CDS encoding ABC transporter permease — translation MGKNNKWANLYLVCVFIVLYSPIMYLMYYSFNSGGSMTGFEGFTLEWYKEVFEDTRLLIIVLNTLVIALLSALIATIIGVAGAIAIHRIKRYRRKNTLLSMNNVLIVSPDVIIGASFLIMFTMIGVQLGFTSVLLSHVAFSVPIVVLMVLPKLQEMSPTLIDAARDLGANSREVLSKVILPFIKPGIFAGFFMALTYSLDDFAVTFFVTGNGYSTLSVEIYSRARQGISLSINALSTLIFLFTVILVVGYYLINRRNNSKRIGVGVVQP, via the coding sequence ATGGGTAAAAATAATAAGTGGGCGAATCTTTACTTAGTATGTGTGTTCATTGTGCTCTACTCGCCGATTATGTACTTGATGTATTATTCCTTCAACAGTGGAGGGAGTATGACCGGCTTCGAGGGCTTCACTCTCGAATGGTATAAGGAAGTGTTTGAGGATACACGCTTGTTGATTATTGTTCTTAATACATTAGTGATTGCGTTATTGTCAGCTCTGATCGCGACAATTATTGGAGTTGCAGGTGCAATTGCGATTCATAGGATTAAACGCTATCGTCGTAAAAACACATTGCTCTCAATGAACAACGTGTTGATCGTAAGCCCTGACGTTATCATTGGGGCATCGTTCCTCATTATGTTTACGATGATCGGTGTACAATTGGGCTTTACTTCGGTACTGTTGTCGCATGTTGCGTTCAGTGTACCTATCGTTGTGCTTATGGTGTTGCCAAAGCTACAGGAGATGAGCCCAACACTTATCGATGCAGCACGCGATCTAGGAGCGAATAGCAGAGAGGTGCTGTCAAAAGTTATTTTGCCATTTATTAAGCCAGGCATTTTTGCAGGGTTTTTCATGGCACTCACTTACTCGCTCGATGACTTCGCAGTTACATTTTTCGTTACGGGTAATGGCTACTCGACATTGTCAGTTGAAATCTACTCGCGCGCGAGACAAGGGATTTCGTTATCTATCAATGCGCTGTCTACACTCATCTTCTTGTTCACGGTCATTTTGGTCGTTGGCTATTACTTGATTAACCGCCGTAACAATAGCAAACGGATCGGAGTGGGGGTTGTCCAGCCATGA